A single window of Ovis canadensis isolate MfBH-ARS-UI-01 breed Bighorn chromosome 15, ARS-UI_OviCan_v2, whole genome shotgun sequence DNA harbors:
- the C15H11orf91 gene encoding uncharacterized protein C11orf91 homolog — MPKGRRGCQSPTMSQRPAPPLYFPSLYDRGISSSPLSDFNIWKKLFVPLKAGGAPAGGAPAAGGRSLPQAPSASAPPPPPGLGPPSERPCPPPWPSGLASIPYEPLRFFYSPPPRPEAAATPLAPGPTTSRLASASHPEELCELEIRIKELELLTITGDGFDSQRYKFLKALKDEKLQGLKTRQTGKKSAPLS, encoded by the exons ATGCCGAAGGGGCGGCGCGGCTGCCAGAGCCCCACGATGAGCCAGCGACCGGCTCCGCCCCTCTACTTCCCGTCTCTCTACGACCGCGGCATCTCCTCGTCCCCGCTCAGCGACTTCAACATCTGGAAAAAGCTCTTCGTGCCCCTGAAGGCTGGAGGGGCGCCGGCGGGAGGGGCGCCGGCGGCGGGGGGCCGGTCACTGCCCCAGGCACCCTCGGCCTCAGCACCCCCGCCGCCACCCGGCCTGGGTCCCCCTAGTGAGCGCCCTTGTCCCCCTCCCTGGCCCTCCGGCCTGGCTTCCATCCCCTACGAGCCTCTGCGCTTCTTCTACTCTCCACCGCCGAGGCCTGAGGCAGCGGCCACCCCGCTGGCTCCTGGCCCCACGACCTCCCGGCTAGCCTCTGCCTCCCACCCTGAGGAGTTGTGCGAGCTGGAGATCCGGATTAAGGAGCTGGAGCTGCTCACCATAACTGGGGACGGCTTCGACTCCCAGCGCT ATAAATTCTTGAAGGCGCTGAAAGATGAAAAGTTACAAGGCCTGAAGACCAGGCAGACTGGAAAGAAGTCTGCCCCTCTCTCCTGA